Part of the Williamwhitmania taraxaci genome, GGTATAGTATTCATCTCTAGGTCTAAAAGATAATAACTCGCGATAACCACTAAATTTTTTCCCATCTTCAGAAATTGCAACATATGTTTTCCCAGAACGCTTGAAAAGCAAGTGTTTCAGATCAATACTTTTGAATCGTTAGAGCAGGCGAATGGGGTAATGGAAACATTTATAAAAGACTATAACAAT contains:
- a CDS encoding IS3 family transposase; protein product: MCFPRTLEKQVFQINTFESLEQANGVMETFIKDYNNDWILHRLQYCSPIEYRVKHKTKAA